Proteins from a genomic interval of Xiphias gladius isolate SHS-SW01 ecotype Sanya breed wild chromosome 23, ASM1685928v1, whole genome shotgun sequence:
- the ccnjl gene encoding cyclin-J-like protein has translation MGKMERELQWWKGQLAADIHQSLRIKELKLPVYRAHSPQIGMRRYFADLLAILSNRYQLCPTARHLAVYLLDLFMDHYDVAVKQLYVIALSCLLLASKFEEKEDRVPKLEQLNSLGFMCSLNLVLNKRDLIKMELLLLETFGWNLCMPTPAHFIDYYLHASVQEGDLYNGWPLSSLSKTKAFMDKYTHYFLEVSLQDHAFLSFRPSQVAAACVAASRICLQISPSWTTALHLLTGYTWDHLTQCIELMLLAHDNDVKEANKTKSTPPHRPSSLQSQPQTSHLSPVSAIQRPASSSSSSSSSTSSTPQLLFQADGFPHLSQHSPSLSQLQALADSQALGPVVNMSQDFLQSHRMGLLTGAPSMTPGSGFPSYPSLTSGLQPGARALPLQGPISVQMALTGEPRHCLSMAYSGGYLGAHHTFTAGCFDR, from the exons AtgggaaagatggagagggagtTGCAATGGTGGAAAGGACAGCTAGCTGCAGATATCCATCAGTCTCTCCGCATCAAG GAGCTGAAGTTACCGGTCTACCGGGCCCACTCTCCGCAGATTGGCATGCGACGGTACTTTGCAGACTTGTTGGCCATCCTCAGTAATCGCTACCAGCTATGTCCTACAGCACGTCACCTGGCCGTCTACTTGCTGGACTTGTTCATGGACCACTACGATGTGGCCGTCAAGCAGCTCTATGTGATTGCCCTCTCTTGTCTGCTCCTAGCTA GTAAATTTGAGGAGAAAGAGGACCGAGTTCCCAAATTGGAGCAGCTGAACTCTCTGGGTTTTATGTGCAGCCTGAACCTGGTTCTCAACAAGAGGGATCTGATCAAAATGGAGCTTCTGCTGCTGGAGACCTTTGGCTGGAATCTGTGCATGCCCACACCCGCCCACTTTATTGACTATTACCTCCATGCTTCGGTGCAGGAGGGCGACCTATACAACGGCTggcccctctcctccctctctaaGACCAAGGCTTTCATGGACAAATACACTCACTACTTTCTGGAAGTCTCCCTGCAAG ATCATGCCTTCCTGAGTTTCCGACCATCCCAGGTCGCTGCTGCGTGTGTGGCAGCATCTCGCATTTGCCTTCAGATTTCCCCAAGCTGGACGACTGCTCTGCATCTGCTAACAGGCTACACCTGGGACCACCTCACCCAGTGCATTGAACTTATGCTGCT TGCTCATGACAACGACGTTAAGGAGGCCAACAAAACCAAATCCACTCCTCCTCACCGACCCTCCTCCCTGCAGTCTCAGCCCCAgacctctcatctctctccagTGTCAGCCATCCAGAgaccagcctcctcctcctcctcctcctcctcctccacttcctccacACCACAGCTGCTCTTTCAGGCCGATGGCTTCCCACACCTTTCCCAGCATTCCCCTTCCCTGTCCCAGCTGCAAGCGCTGGCTGACTCTCAGGCTCTGGGGCCTGTGGTGAACATGTCTCAGGACTTCCTTCAGAGCCACAGGATGGGTCTGCTAACTGGGGCTCCCTCCATGACTCCTGGGAGTGGGTTCCCATCCTACCCGAGCCTGACCTCTGGTCTTCAGCCGGGGGCCCGCGCGCTGCCGCTCCAGGGCCCGATTTCTGTGCAGATGGCCCTCACTGGAGAGCCGCGACACTGTCTGAGTATGGCCTACAGCGGGGGCTACCTGGGGGCTCATCACACCTTCACAGCTGGCTGCTTTGACAGGTGA